The following proteins come from a genomic window of Montipora capricornis isolate CH-2021 chromosome 9, ASM3666992v2, whole genome shotgun sequence:
- the LOC138016570 gene encoding uncharacterized protein, with translation MKSSLSSSVVSTSSQDNFRQVPPSLVSTYSREYTGAFGPPAANARARTSRFYPLGQPAVDSTYRSHFLCYQSNRRFNVPYGTSSGYRNNNPHPHNMEQVFNHPSKDYFVWSHYQKLPPVSQKVSTAKCSSSSELLKKVCLDKTRSIYQHDYGPPL, from the exons ATGAAGAGTTCACTGTCGTCGAGTGTGG TATCTACAAGTTCTCAGGATAATTTTAGGCAGGTGCCTCCGTCCTTAGTGTCTACGTATAGCAGAGAATACACGGGTGCCTTTGGTCCACCGGCAGCTAATGCAAG AGCAAGAACGTCGCGTTTCTATCCACTGGGACAACCAGCCGTAGATTCCACCTACAGGAGCCATTTTCTATGCTACCAGAGCAACCGTCGTTTTAATGTTCCCTATGGAACGTCCTCAGGATATCGCAACAACAACCCTCATCCACATAACATGGAGCAGGTCTTTAATCATCCTTCAAAA GACTATTTTGTGTGGTCCCATTATCAGAAATTGCCTCCAGTGAGCCAAAAAGTGTCTACAGCCAAATGTTCCTCCAGTTCGGAGCTCTTAAAGAAAGTATGCCTGGACAAGACAAGGTCTATTTACCAACACGATTATGGTCCACCACTCTAA
- the LOC138016890 gene encoding uncharacterized protein: MPFQGGRYLPPIATPILSTYQKDFITQDVDPPKSYKYRSTSSLPPINYSRHRKEADTIYKDEFQGTFGLPALSAKPAAYNYPSMDPFETSTYRANFGRSTNPREKTIPTSPFRKNNPHPRTMNNAFIFPNRGYWVWPHKLRPLKFE; encoded by the exons ATGCCTTTCCAGGGCGGGAGATACCTTCCCCCGATTG cGACTCCTATTTTATCAACCTACCAGAAAGATTTCATTACTCAGGATGTCGATCCACCCAAATCATACAAATACAGATCCACAAGTAGCTTGC CTCCCATAAACTACTCAAGGCATCGAAAAGAAGCAGATACAATATACAAGGACGAATTTCAAGGGACATTTGGACTCCCCGCTCTAAGTGCCAA GCCTGCTGCCTACAACTATCCGTCAATGGATCCTTTTGAGACGTCAACATACCGAGCAAATTTCGGACGCAGCACAAACCCAAGAGAAAAGACCATTCCAACGTCTCCCTTTCGGAAAAATAATCCGCATCCTCGAACAATGAACAACGCTTTCATCTTTCCAAACAGG gGTTATTGGGTCTGGCCACATAAACTTCGACCTCTTAAGTTTGAATAA